The genome window ATTTCCGTTGGCGCACTCGACGCTTCGGGCGGAATAACGGACTACGATCTGGCTGAAGCGGAATTTGCCCGTACGGTGCTATCGCGCGGTGCGCGCAAAACCGCCATTACGGATGCTACCAAATTCGGCCGTCGCGGGCTGGTGCAGGTCTGTGATCTTGGTGGGTTCGATGAACTTGTGACCGACCGGGATCCGCCGGACGACATAGTTCAGGCTCTTCACGCTGCGGGAACCATAGTAACTGTCGCGGCCAGACACTCCTGACAAAAGTAGATTGGCCCCACGCGCCAGGATGGTAGCATACCGCGCGCGAGTCGCGAGGAGTGACATGACCAAGTTTTTGTTTCAGAGGAAGATTCAGACGCCGATTGGCCCGATGGTCGCCATGGCGGGCAATGAAGGCTTGTCGTTGCTCGAGTTCGACGACCGGCCCGCACTGCCCCCGGAAATCGAGGAACTGGAAAGACGCTATGGCTATACGATCGAGCCTGGCGGCAACGCCATTCTCGATCAGATCGAGGCGGAGATTACAGCCTATTTCGCCGGGAGGCTGACGCAGTTCGAAACACCACTTGTGCTGCCGGGCATGCCATTCCAGCTGGATGTGTGGTCGAAGCTGCAGGAAATTCCCTATGGCCAGACCAGTACCTATGGCGACATGGCGCGGGTTATCGGCAAGCCGGGCTCCAGCCGCGCCGTCGGTGCCGCCAATGGACAGAACCGCGTTGCCATCGTCGTTCCTTGCCATCGGGTTATCGGAGCGGACGGTTCGCTGACAGGTTATGGTGGCGGCCAGCGGCGCAAGCGTTTCCTGCTTGACCTGGAACACCGGGTGTTTGCGGGCATGGCAAACCGGCCGGTCTTTCACCCGATCACAGCGCAGGGAAGCTTTTTCTAGACAATCAGACCCGTCGTGAACTGCGGCTCATGCAGCAGCCGATCCAGCAGGACAAGGCCGTTTTCGAGTGTCGCCCTGTCAGGTGCCGCACCAAGCGATACGCGAACCGCCTCCGTTGCAGATGCCCCGATGCTGAAGGCCGATGCGGGCACGATGCCAAGACCCGAGCGACGGGC of Phyllobacterium zundukense contains these proteins:
- a CDS encoding methylated-DNA--[protein]-cysteine S-methyltransferase, whose amino-acid sequence is MTKFLFQRKIQTPIGPMVAMAGNEGLSLLEFDDRPALPPEIEELERRYGYTIEPGGNAILDQIEAEITAYFAGRLTQFETPLVLPGMPFQLDVWSKLQEIPYGQTSTYGDMARVIGKPGSSRAVGAANGQNRVAIVVPCHRVIGADGSLTGYGGGQRRKRFLLDLEHRVFAGMANRPVFHPITAQGSFF